The Dioscorea cayenensis subsp. rotundata cultivar TDr96_F1 chromosome 19, TDr96_F1_v2_PseudoChromosome.rev07_lg8_w22 25.fasta, whole genome shotgun sequence genome includes a window with the following:
- the LOC120283642 gene encoding membrane magnesium transporter yields the protein MGGVGFAMGVLGGLLLAHAAYATIQYRGMLKIVEEEFSGPPMNVVVELLIAMTLCMVAGLTVPGKFLSILPDSDENRVVSLPANLDFMIFNHRGRVLPFDADLKFEEIEHLFVLRHLFSVISSDLLKGITQ from the exons atGGGTGGTGTTGGCTTCGCAATGGGAGTTCTCGGTGGCCTTCTTCTCGCTCACGCCGCCTACGCCACCATCCAAT ATCGTGGCATGCTGAAGATCGTGGAGGAGGAGTTCTCTGGACCTCCCATGAAC GTCGTGGTGGAGCTTCTCATTGCTATGACCCTCTGTATGGTTGCTGGTCTTACCGTGCCTGGCAAATTCCTCTCCATACTACCTGATTCTGATGAAAACCG GGTCGTTTCATTACCAGCTAACCTAGACtttatgatcttcaatcatcgaGGGAGAGTACTCCCATTTGATGCTGATTTGAAGTTTGAAGAAATAGAACATCTCTTTGTATTGAGACATCTTTTCTCTGTTATAAGCTCAGATTTATTGAAGGGAATAACACAGTGA